Proteins from a genomic interval of Armatimonadota bacterium:
- the lspA gene encoding signal peptidase II, with product MTTKKAVLFYLIAFATVVVDQVTKLLARHFLAAGSVFTVIPGLLNLDLTYNRGAAFGVLPNWAPLFIIAALVAIYAIVRLGRNGLTSKSLVIGLGLLMGGAVGNLIDRVVFASRGVTDFVSVYVSVRGQVHAWPTFNFADVAIVLGAIFLFYHVYVVEKQTHNP from the coding sequence TTGACCACAAAGAAAGCCGTATTGTTTTATTTGATTGCGTTCGCGACGGTTGTTGTTGACCAGGTCACAAAGCTTCTTGCGCGCCATTTTCTGGCAGCCGGTAGTGTGTTTACAGTGATCCCCGGCCTGTTAAATTTAGATTTGACATATAATCGCGGTGCTGCGTTTGGTGTTCTTCCAAACTGGGCGCCGCTGTTTATCATTGCGGCTCTTGTAGCCATATATGCGATTGTCCGCCTCGGCAGAAACGGCCTTACCTCAAAGAGTCTGGTCATAGGACTGGGGCTGCTTATGGGCGGCGCTGTCGGCAATCTCATAGATAGAGTCGTGTTTGCCTCAAGAGGGGTCACCGACTTTGTCAGTGTGTATGTATCAGTCAGAGGTCAAGTGCACGCCTGGCCGACATTCAACTTCGCCGATGTCGCCATAGTCCTGGGAGCGATTTTCCTGTTTTATCACGTATATGTTGTAGAAAAGCAAACTCATAACCCATAA
- a CDS encoding TraR/DksA C4-type zinc finger protein, with product MEHKLDLQKYKKLLLKEQDRITLEHRAMSASTAEESNELSDYDNHPADAASDTYERTKDQAIDESFKDILEKIDDALKKIEVGSYGNCDRCGNPIHPDRLRAIPYATLCIDCQATLERR from the coding sequence ATGGAGCATAAACTGGATCTGCAGAAGTACAAGAAACTTCTTTTGAAGGAACAGGATCGAATAACACTCGAACATCGGGCGATGAGCGCGAGCACTGCTGAGGAAAGCAACGAGCTGTCTGATTATGACAATCACCCGGCGGATGCTGCGAGCGATACGTATGAGCGCACGAAGGATCAAGCCATTGACGAGAGCTTCAAGGATATTCTTGAAAAGATCGACGATGCTCTCAAAAAGATAGAAGTCGGATCATATGGCAACTGCGACAGATGCGGGAATCCCATCCATCCTGATAGATTGAGGGCGATCCCATACGCGACGCTCTGTATCGACTGTCAGGCGACACTTGAGAGAAGATAA